The Kaistella daneshvariae genomic sequence TGAAACTTATAAATAATTATTTTTATTTTATTCTTGAGCCCTTTAGCAAACTTTAAAACGTCAGGAATTTTTATAAATTTCTTATAGTTATGGAATCCTTCATGATTAATATTGAAATTTACCCGTAAACTTTTTTCAATATTTACCACCCTTAAAATATACCTGTAAAACAGACCCTTGTCTTTCACCGGATCAATCATCTTCAATATCTGGTGAAGAACTTCCAACGTATTAAGTTCTTTTGCAGAATTAAGTTTGGACGTGGTTGTAGAATTTTCGCGATGATAATAATAATAAATCCCTTGATCTGAAATATACAGACTTTTGATATTTGGAATTAGCTGCATCATAAAATAATTATCCTCAAATTTTATATCTTCGCGGAATTTCAAATCTTTTAAAACATCTGCCCTAAAAATTTTATCACATACAATCCAGGATATTATTCCATTCCCTAGAATTAGATTTTTAAAAGTTAAGGGGTCATCATATAAACAGGGATTATTTTCTTTGAGGTATGCGTCACTAGCCCCGTATTTATAATATACCGGAAACTGAAGAAAATCAATATTAGGGTGGTTATTTAATATTTTATAATTTTCTTCCAATGTATTTACCGCTAAACCGTCATCCGAATCTACAAACATTATGTAGCAACCTCTTGCAATTTTCAGCCCCGCGTTTCTTGCTGCACCCTGCCCTTTATTAGCTTGGTGTACCACCTTTATCCTACTACTGTTGTCTAACGCTATTTGATTACATACTGAACCAGTATTATCAGTGGACCCATCATTTACTATGATAATTTCGAAATTTTTGTACGTCTGTACTAGAATACTTTGGATACAAATTTCCAAATATTCTTCTGAATTATATGCAGGAATTATGATAGAAATCATAACTTATTTGCTAAATATGTCTTTATAATTTTATAATCATGATTTATTGATCTAAACATAAACTTGGCCGATTTAAAATATGCTTTTTTGCTGAAGTTGTATAAGGAAAGACTTAATAAGAGCTTTGCTAAAATTCTCCTTATTTTTTTAGTTTTTAATTGATTTCCAAAAGTATTTATAAGTAAATTTAAATGACTTAAATATTTTGTATCGAAATCAATAGAAGATTTAATATTAGTTACTCCTCCAATATGTCTTCTGTAGACTACCATTGGATCATTCATACCATACAATTTGCCTTTAGTCGATAAATATAGAAAGAGAACAATATCACCATACAAAAAATTTCCAAGATTATTAATTCTTTTTAAATTTTCATCTAAATATTTTTTTCTAAATAATACCGAAGCCGTTGGCACAACCCAATTTTCCAAAATCTCAAAGTCTTTAAAAAATTTCGATTCAGAGAATTGAAATAGTCCCCGGGCCTCGTTCATCTTTTTACCGTCATCCTCGATTGAAACATGCGCATTCGTAAAAACCATTGAGCAATCGGGATTGTTTTCTAAAAAATCAACTTGTTTTTGTAGTTTGAGAGGATCGGTCCAATAATCGTCACCTTCGCAAAGTGCGATATACTTACCCTTAGCACGCGGAAAATTGAATTTTGCATTAACACTTCCAATTTTTTTAGAATACTGATTTTCAGTCTGAAAAATCGGTTTGATGATATCCGGATATTTCTCCTGAAATTCTTTTATAATTTCCTGTGTACCATCAGCGCTCGCGTCATCATGAATTAGAACTTCAAAGCTAAAAGCACACTTCTGCATCATAAAACTCTCTAAAGACTTGCGAATATAGTCTTCGTGGTTGTACGTAATGCAACAAATCGATACCGTCATTATTTTGTGATTTCTCTTTTTATTTGAGTAAAAGCCTGTTCTGAATTCAGTATCAAATCCTTATTAATCTGCTTATACTGTTCGATCAAAGGATTTCTATTTTCTTCAAGTAAAGAAACTTTGCTTTTTAAAATTTTAACAAAATCTTCATCATCGATTTTCACATTATATTCCAGTAAGCCGAGTTCTTTCATTAATCCTCTATGTTTTGGATGGTTCTCTAAAGCGATAACTGGCGTATTAAAACCAATAGGCAAAATCTGACCATGTCCTCTCATGGCAAGTACAAACTCGGCGTATTTATAATAACCTATCATTTGATCTGAGTGATCAAAGGCGAACTTGCCAAAATCTAAAACCTCTGTGTTCTCTATATCCTGACAAATCTCTTTGGAAAGGGAAACGTCGTCAATTACGTGGGGAGCAAAAATTACTTTATATCTCTGCGATAAATCTTTTGTAACACTTCTCATTTCGCTAACAAATTTTGCAATTTTTTCTGTAGAACCAAATCTGCTCAACGGTTTATCATTAGCCAATTGAATGATTACATATTTTTGATTTTCAAATCTCTCATATTCTGTGTTTAATGCAATATGGAATCCGGGGTCCGGCAGCACGTGTGCATTGATTTCAGTTTGCTTATAAAGGCGGTCATGACTTCCATCATTTCTAACAGAAAAATAAGCTGCATTTTTGAAAGTTTCTTCTAAATGCTTTTTTCCTTTTTCCGGAATACCTCCTTCTTCTTCCCAGTAATTATATCCCACCCCATAAACAATAAAAGGAATTTTTATCTTACTGATCAGATCTTTGTCGATTAACCAGAACCATCCATTTGGCCAATGGGCCCCATGAATGATACCCCCTCCGCCTATTACCAACAGGTCATATTTTTTATTGACCACTTCATTAATATAGTATTCATCAAATTTTCTTCCCTGAATATTGGTGTTGCCTATATAGTCAATATCCAGATAATTGCGTAATAGATTTTTAACGCCAATTCCTAGGGCGTAATCACCGATATTATAATTTAAGCAATAGGTATGTAACACTCTCATTTGTATATTTTTCATTTATTTTTATTAATCCAGTAACGCCTCTATGTTGTCTGGCGCAAATACAGGAATTTTTAAATTTTCGTGAACTTCAAATCTCTCTTTGTAAGAATCGTCAATAAAAATTGCATTTTGTTCAGGGATATGTTTATACTTATTATCGTCTTTACTAAGATGGATAATTTCGTCAAATAGTTTTTCCAACCGATACTTTTTTAAAGTTTTGTGAATATCCAATTCATGTTTGGTGATAAGAATAATCTTTTTGTTGCGATTAATACATTGAAAAACAAATGATACTAATTGAGTATTGACTTGGTCTCTAATCACTAAGCAATCATCAAAATCAACATAAACATGATCATAGCCGATGTTCAATTTGTATTTATTATCTAACGCGCGATCTAGTTCAATGTCATACTCATTCTGAAATAATTCTACATCGTAATCAAAGGCGTCAAATATACTTAACAAGGAGAAATTAATGCCCTTATTTCTGTAGAGACTTGAAGAGCCGCCGAATCTGGCAGCGATTTCCAACAAAGTCAAAACTCCCTTCTTATCAATTTTAACCTGTACAAACCACGCCCCTCTAAAAGTTATTTTCGAATTAATCGCTTCGATTATATTTTTAATTTCCTCCTTCCTTTCTGAGAATATTTTCGTATTTACACTGATTCCATTTGAGATCCGCTGTCTTAATCTGGGACCATAAAACCTAAGCTTACCGAAACGATCGGTAAAGCAATCAATTGTTAACTCTGCTCCGGGTAAATATTCTACGATGATAGAATCAGGATATAGTGAAAGCTGTGTTTTAATTTCCGAAGTAGAGCAAACCTTCTGCGCTCCTCTTGACCCGTAACCTACATCTGGCTTCATAAATAAGGGAAAATCTTCGTACCGTATATTTTCAACCTCAAAAATTTTTGGGATTGGAATGGTGTTTTTTAATAAAGAATAAGTCGCCTTTTTTGATAAACAAATTTGATTTGTTTCGTTGCTGGATCCTATTATTTTACAACTTATCAGATCCTGAATCTCCGACAGTTTTGCAATCACAGAATCCATTGCGGGATAAATGGCATCAATACTATACTCTTCAATAATCTTGTTAACTTTTAAAACAAAATCTGGGTCGTCAAAAAAAGGGACGTCATTGATATAATGATCAAATATAAACTTACCGTGATCATCAACACTGCTAGCACCGTATAATCTAATATGTCTTGAATATTTTAATGAGCGGTGGATTTCCAAGGCAATTTCAGAGCCGCAAGGGAATACCAATATGTTTAATTCCATTCTTAATTATTTTGAACTCGAAACAATAGTCGACAAATCATATCAATTTCTTCAAAACTCAGGTCATAAAACAGAGGCAGACATAATACTCTTTTAGAAATTTCGTCTGTAACTCTCAAAGCTTTGGGTTCCAAATAAGGTAATGCCGATGCCAAACTCGGGTAAAAATAACGGCGGGTTCCTATTTCGTTGCCTTTTAGTTTATCCATTACTTTCAACATCAATTCTTCGGATTCGAAAACAAGTGGATAATAAGCTCCCATATTTTCAGAATATTTGTGCCATTTTGGGCGGTAAGCTTTTAAGTTCACTAAGTTATCATCGTAGCGTTTGGTGAGCGCTTGTCGCGTGCTGATGATTTCTTCAATATATTTTAAATTGGCTAATCCCATAGCGGCATGAAACTCCGAATTTTTGCCGTTCAATCCCAGCTCATCAAAGGTATCAAAACCAGCTATTCCAAAATTACGGATGGAAGCCAATTTTTTTAAAAGGGTGGGATTTTGAGTGACGACAAAACCGCCTTCCACCGAATGGTACAATTTGGTGGCATGCAGACTGCAGGTGGAAATGTCTCCAAATTCAAAAATTGATTTCCCATTAACTGTTACGCCAAAGGCATGTGCAGCATCGTAAATCACTTTCAGGTGATGCTTCTTCGCAATCTCTTCTATCTTTTCCACATCGCAGGGATTGCCATAGACGTGGGTAGCCAGGATCG encodes the following:
- a CDS encoding glycosyltransferase family 2 protein — encoded protein: MISIIIPAYNSEEYLEICIQSILVQTYKNFEIIIVNDGSTDNTGSVCNQIALDNSSRIKVVHQANKGQGAARNAGLKIARGCYIMFVDSDDGLAVNTLEENYKILNNHPNIDFLQFPVYYKYGASDAYLKENNPCLYDDPLTFKNLILGNGIISWIVCDKIFRADVLKDLKFREDIKFEDNYFMMQLIPNIKSLYISDQGIYYYYHRENSTTTSKLNSAKELNTLEVLHQILKMIDPVKDKGLFYRYILRVVNIEKSLRVNFNINHEGFHNYKKFIKIPDVLKFAKGLKNKIKIIIYKFH
- a CDS encoding glycosyltransferase; its protein translation is MTVSICCITYNHEDYIRKSLESFMMQKCAFSFEVLIHDDASADGTQEIIKEFQEKYPDIIKPIFQTENQYSKKIGSVNAKFNFPRAKGKYIALCEGDDYWTDPLKLQKQVDFLENNPDCSMVFTNAHVSIEDDGKKMNEARGLFQFSESKFFKDFEILENWVVPTASVLFRKKYLDENLKRINNLGNFLYGDIVLFLYLSTKGKLYGMNDPMVVYRRHIGGVTNIKSSIDFDTKYLSHLNLLINTFGNQLKTKKIRRILAKLLLSLSLYNFSKKAYFKSAKFMFRSINHDYKIIKTYLANKL
- a CDS encoding polysaccharide pyruvyl transferase family protein; amino-acid sequence: MKNIQMRVLHTYCLNYNIGDYALGIGVKNLLRNYLDIDYIGNTNIQGRKFDEYYINEVVNKKYDLLVIGGGGIIHGAHWPNGWFWLIDKDLISKIKIPFIVYGVGYNYWEEEGGIPEKGKKHLEETFKNAAYFSVRNDGSHDRLYKQTEINAHVLPDPGFHIALNTEYERFENQKYVIIQLANDKPLSRFGSTEKIAKFVSEMRSVTKDLSQRYKVIFAPHVIDDVSLSKEICQDIENTEVLDFGKFAFDHSDQMIGYYKYAEFVLAMRGHGQILPIGFNTPVIALENHPKHRGLMKELGLLEYNVKIDDEDFVKILKSKVSLLEENRNPLIEQYKQINKDLILNSEQAFTQIKREITK
- a CDS encoding ATP-grasp domain-containing protein, whose translation is MELNILVFPCGSEIALEIHRSLKYSRHIRLYGASSVDDHGKFIFDHYINDVPFFDDPDFVLKVNKIIEEYSIDAIYPAMDSVIAKLSEIQDLISCKIIGSSNETNQICLSKKATYSLLKNTIPIPKIFEVENIRYEDFPLFMKPDVGYGSRGAQKVCSTSEIKTQLSLYPDSIIVEYLPGAELTIDCFTDRFGKLRFYGPRLRQRISNGISVNTKIFSERKEEIKNIIEAINSKITFRGAWFVQVKIDKKGVLTLLEIAARFGGSSSLYRNKGINFSLLSIFDAFDYDVELFQNEYDIELDRALDNKYKLNIGYDHVYVDFDDCLVIRDQVNTQLVSFVFQCINRNKKIILITKHELDIHKTLKKYRLEKLFDEIIHLSKDDNKYKHIPEQNAIFIDDSYKERFEVHENLKIPVFAPDNIEALLD
- a CDS encoding DegT/DnrJ/EryC1/StrS family aminotransferase — its product is MIPVTKPFLPPQQIYHSYLQGIWQRQWLTNMGPLASQLEMELKSFLQLKHLLFVTNGTVALQMAIKALDLKGEIITTPFSFVATTSSIVWEGCTPVFVDINAESLNIDAEQIEAAITDKTSAILATHVYGNPCDVEKIEEIAKKHHLKVIYDAAHAFGVTVNGKSIFEFGDISTCSLHATKLYHSVEGGFVVTQNPTLLKKLASIRNFGIAGFDTFDELGLNGKNSEFHAAMGLANLKYIEEIISTRQALTKRYDDNLVNLKAYRPKWHKYSENMGAYYPLVFESEELMLKVMDKLKGNEIGTRRYFYPSLASALPYLEPKALRVTDEISKRVLCLPLFYDLSFEEIDMICRLLFRVQNN